A window of Canis lupus baileyi chromosome 3, mCanLup2.hap1, whole genome shotgun sequence genomic DNA:
GTCACCACTTGCCCTGTGGGGCTGACTGTGCCACAGACACGTGTCTTGGGCAGACACTTTTTAGAAGCCAACTTGCTTATCATAAAGATGAAGCAGAGGTGGGCTTGGGGCAGGGCCTGTGTTATGGGCTGAATGATGTTgtcacacacccccccccccccccccggcagttCATGTGTTAAAGCCCTAACCCTCAGTTccccagaatgtgaccttatttggactTAGAATCTTGAGGTGATCAAGTTaaatgaggggtgggggtgagcccTAATCccatatgactggtgtccttgtacaAAGGATAGAATTTGACTctagacacagagaggaagatgCAGGCCAAGCATAGTGGCCCTGAACAGATGGTTCCCTTGCGGCCTTCAGAAGGAAGCAGctcctgctggcaccttgattccAGATGGCACACCTGGAGAAGTGGGGAACAGCGACTTTCGCCTTTAGACTACCCAGTGTGTGCTACTTTGTTACAGCTGCCTCAGGAAGCCGGGACAGCCTGTTAGCCCTTGGAGGGTGGACAGATGGAGCATCAGGCACCCTGTCTACACCTCCCAAAGTGTGTTATGTGAACCTCTGGTGCACGTAGCTGTGCAAGGTAATGTTGGGTGGCACAGgatgaatcattttaatttacaCAATTGTGTATTTCTCTTACTGTGTAAATGCTTCTAAGAATCATTATGCATTTTCAGTGCCACTGAAATATAGATTTCAATGCTactacaaatagaaaatataggtAACATTGAAAATGTGTGGATGCTCAGATATTCTTAGTGTTATCACTTATAAAATTCAGCATGAGATTAAAGTAGGGCTAGAAGAAAAGGGGAgttaatataaagaatattaagCCATGAGACGTGCAGGTTGGTAGCTAGGTGAGGCCAAAGGTGCCTGCAAATGAGAAggctcctggggaggggggcaggcaaaGAGCCTCGGGCTCAGAGCAGCTTGGCGCCCTGGGCTCAGCCTGCACCTTCCTGTCCACCCCTAgcccactacacacacacacacacacagatgcacacacacacacacacacacacacgttgcaCCATGCTTCACCATGCCTAAGGAGGCACAGTGGGGACTttgtttcagaaaagaaatgcagGTGTGCCCAGCCCTCCTGTAGAGGCACACTGGCTTCGCTCCATCCTTTGGCTTTCCCTCTTAAAAGAAAGCGCACAGCAGAGTCCCGTGTGTGCTCGCTGCCTCCCACCGGCACCGGTCACCGAGCTCGGCGGGTCCTGAGCCTGGTGGGGACCGTCAACTCGCAGGTCTTCGGAAACCAGGCGGCTGCGCTGCGGTGGAGCCTTGAGCCCAGGGAGGCGAGCGGGAGAGGTGGGACCTCCAGAGTCACCGCAGGGGAGACACGACCGAAAGCAGGGATAGGGAGGAGTGGGCAGCCCGAGAAGGTTTTATTTCTAAGGAAGGGCTCCTGGGGGCTGAGTCCGGCAGGCAAGGATGACTTCACTGCAGGTATGCAGGGGTGGTGACCTGCAGTGGACACGTGGGATAAAGACGGTGACCGACCTGTTCCCCGCCTCCCTCCgcatctctcttccctccccctgtctcaaccctccccttccctctccaccctcccctccctccccacctcttccccCTCCGCCCCAGCCGTCCCCCAGGCTCACCCTGCCCGCGTCGTCAGGCAGCGGGGCCTCCCTCCTGGGCGGGGGCGCACAGGACCTCGAGGCCGCGGTCCGGGGCGCGCGCGCAGGGCCGAGCGGGGGCGCTGAGGCCGAGGAGCCCGCGCCGGCCCGAGGGCGCCGTGTCGGGGGTCCCGGGCGCGCCCGCGCTCTCCTGGGTGGGCTGCCTGCGCTCCGGGAAGCAGAAGCTGCACGTCTCCACCGGCTCTGGCGGCGACGCGCCCGTGGCGCTCCCCGCTTCCATCCAGTGATCTGCGGGAAGGGCGGAGGGCGATGGCCTTGGCCTTGGCCCCCGCCCGTCCTCagcgccctgccctgccccaggggACCCGCGGCCGGCTGGGCTGTCGGCCAGTTGGGCTCCCCGCGGTCAGCGGACTGCCGGCTCGCCCACTCCCCAGCGCCAGCTGCCTTTCTGCTGGGAAGGAACAGGTTTCGCCCCTTGGCCGACCACCCCTAGGCCCCCCAGGGGGACCACCTCCTCCAGGTTTCAGCCCGGAAGCCCTGTGCGGGGCCAAGCCGGCGGCCGGCAGCCCACATCCACGCTTCCTCAGGTCTTGATGTGAACTGATCTCACCAGACAGAAAAAGTACTGCAGGGATGTGCCCCAGGCCTTTGTCAGGAAGGGCTGGCAAACTGCTGTCCTTTTGGAAGCAGGGCCAGTGCCAGGACAGAAGGCCGACCAGCAGATTGTCCCACAGGCCCCGGGAGTCTGAGGGCCCGATCTGTGCTCACCCTTGGAGGACTTGGCCTGGGTCCGGCATGGTGCTGGTGAGGGCTGGCAAGAGAATTGGTCCCCTCTCCTCTTGAGGAAGCAGGCCACCGCCAGGATGAAGCAGCAGATGATGGCACAGAGGCAGAGCCCCAGAGTGCTGTAGACCAGGGCCAACTGTTCGGTGCTCAGCTTCAGCCCTGAGGGGTGCCACAAAGCTCCCGTGAGGCACGAGATTGGGAGGGGCTCTCCACCACCCAGGGCCCTTCTCTGAAGTGTCCCTGCAGGCTAGCAGCCCCTTGTCCTGcaatctttcttttccctcattgAGCCCAAGCAAGCCACATGGCCGTCCCATCCACCTGCCCCCTTGGAGGGCagagccctcagccccagcatgCTGTCCACCTGTCTGGCTCCTGGAGAAGTTGATTCCCGGCCTCACTCAGGCTTGCCTGGTGTGGACCCTTCTCTAGACTCTGGAGACAATCAGCCCCCTCTACCCCAGGCTGGTAGCAACTTCTTCTAAGAGCTCAGAGCTGGACACCTCTGGAGCTGGCTCTGTGTGCCATCTGCTCTTTCCCATAGGACCTAGATCGGGCCAGTACCAGAGGTGGATGGATAAGTGAAGAGACAATAGTCCTGGGCAGATGACTCT
This region includes:
- the TNFRSF13B gene encoding tumor necrosis factor receptor superfamily member 13B isoform X2 is translated as MCGFSKPFLQTPQGLRMGMAMEPCPEEQYWDPLLNMCLSCKSICSHQIPRTCAAFCKSLSCRKEEGSYYDQLLRNCISCASICGRHPKQCTYFCENKFRSHVNLPPELRRQRPGEAETRSDNLGRYQGTEHRGSEAGLKLSTEQLALVYSTLGLCLCAIICCFILAVACFLKRRGDQFSCQPSPAPCRTQAKSSKDHWMEAGSATGASPPEPVETCSFCFPERRQPTQESAGAPGTPDTAPSGRRGLLGLSAPARPCARAPDRGLEVLCAPAQEGGPAA
- the TNFRSF13B gene encoding tumor necrosis factor receptor superfamily member 13B isoform X3, which encodes MGMAMEPCPEEQYWDPLLNMCLSCKSICSHQIPRTCAAFCKSLSCRKEEGSYYDQLLRNCISCASICGRHPKQCTYFCENKFRSHVNLPPELRRQRPGEAETRSDNLGRYQGTEHRGSEAGLKLSTEQLALVYSTLGLCLCAIICCFILAVACFLKRRGDQFSCQPSPAPCRTQAKSSKDHWMEAGSATGASPPEPVETCSFCFPERRQPTQESAGAPGTPDTAPSGRRGLLGLSAPARPCARAPDRGLEVLCAPAQEGGPAA
- the TNFRSF13B gene encoding tumor necrosis factor receptor superfamily member 13B isoform X4, yielding MRGLGQSRRGSRTRTGQEEWKSLSCRKEEGSYYDQLLRNCISCASICGRHPKQCTYFCENKFRSHVNLPPELRRQRPGEAETRSDNLGRYQGTEHRGSEAGLKLSTEQLALVYSTLGLCLCAIICCFILAVACFLKRRGDQFSCQPSPAPCRTQAKSSKDHWMEAGSATGASPPEPVETCSFCFPERRQPTQESAGAPGTPDTAPSGRRGLLGLSAPARPCARAPDRGLEVLCAPAQEGGPAA